One segment of Desulfosudis oleivorans Hxd3 DNA contains the following:
- a CDS encoding FAD-dependent oxidoreductase, which yields MSDRYYRISGKNEGTRLESRVLEELIQQAVEQGRRHIEVDAFGQHGIGGRLWKAGSEAVHVRIVNQPGQRVGAMGSANTRIEIMGPASDDVGWLNGGAEILVRGHAGNGLANAMAQGKIYVAGNIGARGMTMTKHNPRFAPPEVWVLGSVGDYFGEFMAGGIAVVCGIDPQTPDNVLGYHPLVGMVGGQVLFRGPNKGYSTADAKSVPIPDDLWQWFLENLKTFLDRVARPGLFERLSERNDWQLLTARTPQERGRVEKRSMASFHSDIWDRELGAGGLIGDLTAIDRSPIPLVTTGDLRRFVPVWENRVYKAPCEGACPTGIPVQQRWAMIRDGRVDEAVDMALMYTPFPATVCGYLCPNICMQGCTRNNQAMVPIDVTQLGRASINAKAPVLPEKNGKKVAVIGGGPAGISVAWQLLQNGHEAVVYDTSDTLGGKIAAVIPETRIPREVLSAELDRIRKVIPHVRLETALDRKKTEQVKAEYDAVVVATGAWKPRTLPVPGKERMIAALDFLARAKSGGIVPGKRIVIIGAGNVGCDVATEAHRLGAETITLIDVQKPASFGKEREEAEAAGALFRWPAFTQEITDRGVVLDSGELLPADTVVISIGDAPDTSFLPASVETERGFVKVNDFFQTSDPAVFAVGDIVRPGLLTDAIGAGRKAAAAITDLLSGEEHRPDMRTVIDKKRVSLEYFDPRLTGFDGMDQCGAQCASCGNCRDCGICVTACPQSAISRAEKPDSGFAYEVDETLCIGCGFCAGACPCGVWGLVPNTELSA from the coding sequence ATGAGTGACCGCTACTACAGGATATCAGGGAAAAACGAGGGCACCCGCTTAGAGTCCCGGGTGCTGGAGGAGTTGATCCAGCAGGCCGTGGAGCAGGGCCGCCGCCATATTGAGGTGGATGCCTTCGGCCAGCACGGCATCGGGGGCCGGCTCTGGAAGGCCGGCAGCGAGGCTGTGCATGTGCGAATCGTGAACCAGCCGGGCCAGCGGGTGGGGGCCATGGGATCGGCCAACACCCGGATCGAAATCATGGGCCCGGCCTCCGACGACGTGGGCTGGCTCAACGGCGGCGCCGAAATTCTCGTTCGTGGTCATGCCGGCAACGGCCTTGCCAATGCCATGGCCCAGGGCAAGATATACGTGGCCGGCAACATCGGGGCCCGGGGCATGACCATGACCAAGCACAACCCCCGGTTCGCGCCCCCCGAGGTGTGGGTCCTGGGGTCAGTGGGCGACTATTTTGGGGAATTCATGGCCGGCGGTATTGCCGTGGTCTGTGGCATTGATCCGCAGACACCGGACAACGTGCTGGGCTATCACCCCCTGGTAGGCATGGTGGGCGGCCAGGTGCTGTTCCGGGGTCCGAACAAGGGATACAGCACCGCCGACGCCAAGTCCGTGCCCATTCCCGACGACCTGTGGCAATGGTTTCTGGAAAACCTGAAAACCTTTTTAGACCGCGTCGCCCGGCCCGGACTCTTTGAACGGCTCTCCGAACGCAACGACTGGCAGTTGCTCACGGCCCGAACCCCACAGGAGCGGGGCCGCGTGGAAAAACGGTCCATGGCCTCCTTTCACAGCGATATCTGGGACCGGGAGCTGGGCGCCGGCGGCCTGATCGGCGACCTGACCGCCATTGACCGTTCCCCGATCCCCCTGGTGACCACAGGCGATCTGCGGCGGTTCGTGCCGGTGTGGGAAAACCGGGTGTACAAGGCCCCGTGCGAAGGGGCCTGCCCCACCGGTATACCGGTTCAGCAGCGGTGGGCCATGATTCGGGACGGCAGGGTGGACGAAGCCGTGGACATGGCCCTGATGTACACCCCGTTTCCGGCCACGGTGTGCGGCTATCTCTGTCCCAACATCTGCATGCAGGGGTGTACGCGCAACAATCAGGCCATGGTCCCCATTGATGTCACGCAACTGGGCAGGGCCTCCATCAATGCCAAAGCGCCGGTGCTGCCGGAAAAAAACGGAAAAAAAGTGGCGGTTATCGGCGGCGGACCGGCCGGCATCTCGGTTGCCTGGCAGCTGCTGCAAAACGGCCATGAGGCCGTTGTATATGACACATCCGACACCCTGGGCGGCAAGATTGCGGCGGTGATTCCAGAGACCCGTATTCCCCGCGAAGTGCTCTCCGCCGAGCTGGACCGGATTCGCAAGGTCATTCCCCACGTGCGCCTTGAAACGGCCCTGGACCGGAAAAAAACCGAACAGGTAAAAGCCGAATACGATGCCGTGGTGGTGGCCACCGGCGCGTGGAAGCCCCGGACCCTGCCGGTGCCGGGAAAGGAGCGCATGATAGCGGCCCTGGATTTTCTTGCCCGGGCAAAGTCCGGGGGCATTGTGCCCGGAAAACGGATCGTGATCATCGGCGCTGGCAACGTGGGGTGCGACGTGGCCACCGAGGCCCACCGCCTGGGTGCCGAGACCATCACCCTGATTGACGTGCAGAAGCCCGCCTCCTTCGGCAAGGAACGGGAGGAGGCCGAAGCGGCAGGCGCCCTGTTCCGCTGGCCCGCCTTTACTCAGGAAATCACGGACCGGGGTGTGGTGCTGGACAGCGGCGAACTCCTCCCCGCCGACACCGTGGTGATCTCCATCGGTGACGCGCCGGATACCTCTTTTCTGCCGGCATCCGTGGAAACCGAGCGGGGATTTGTCAAGGTCAACGATTTTTTTCAGACCTCGGATCCGGCCGTCTTTGCCGTGGGCGACATTGTCCGGCCCGGCCTGCTCACCGACGCCATCGGCGCCGGTCGCAAGGCCGCCGCAGCCATTACCGACCTGCTGTCTGGAGAGGAGCACCGGCCCGACATGCGGACCGTTATCGACAAAAAACGGGTAAGCCTGGAATATTTCGATCCCCGCCTGACCGGGTTTGACGGTATGGACCAGTGTGGGGCACAATGCGCTTCCTGCGGCAACTGCCGGGACTGCGGCATCTGTGTGACGGCCTGCCCGCAGTCCGCCATATCACGAGCAGAAAAACCAGACAGCGGCTTTGCCTACGAAGTGGATGAAACCCTGTGCATCGGCTGTGGATTCTGCGCCGGAGCCTGTCCCTGCGGCGTATGGGGACTTGTGCCCAACACCGAGCTGTCCGCCTGA
- a CDS encoding class II glutamine amidotransferase domain-containing protein, whose amino-acid sequence MCRLFAITSETPMTPMVALEALDVMREGHDGSGVGIFLRDLGGPFEKIKDSPILSGIFTDQGIRRLDHYMMEHGFLTKHKVTIKVPKEQPPGVPKRDIYLIRAYEYPDSWEGWSEEKIYAELTRIRLELVEMGAEKEDMIVFSFWPDVIMLKEIGDPLTVARYLQLDREELQARVIMAQGRQNTNYAINLYACHPFFQGGFSTMTNGENTAFVPIREFLMSRNIPGYSGFESDSQVFVFILHYLFKQLGLGIDAYKHIITPLQDDVLAAHPDHVLLKHLKQTCRRLIIDGPNCVIGCLPDHSLFMVQDRKKLRPGVVGGRPGMYAFSSEICGLDAVIPNRDKSKDFQPMYMDTVVVGPDRGEVVVCQQTEALALQH is encoded by the coding sequence ATGTGCCGCTTATTCGCAATCACCAGCGAAACCCCCATGACACCGATGGTGGCCCTGGAGGCCCTGGATGTCATGCGCGAAGGCCATGACGGATCCGGGGTGGGCATCTTTCTGCGGGACCTGGGCGGGCCCTTTGAAAAGATAAAGGACTCTCCCATTCTCTCGGGCATCTTCACCGACCAGGGCATCCGTCGCCTGGACCATTACATGATGGAGCACGGATTTCTCACCAAGCACAAGGTCACCATCAAGGTGCCCAAGGAACAGCCCCCGGGTGTTCCTAAAAGGGATATCTACCTGATCCGGGCCTATGAATACCCGGACAGCTGGGAAGGATGGAGCGAGGAAAAAATTTACGCCGAACTGACCCGCATCCGGCTGGAACTGGTTGAGATGGGGGCGGAAAAAGAAGACATGATCGTGTTCTCCTTCTGGCCGGACGTAATCATGTTAAAAGAGATCGGCGACCCGTTGACCGTGGCCCGGTATCTGCAGCTTGACCGGGAAGAACTCCAGGCACGGGTGATCATGGCCCAGGGCCGGCAGAACACTAACTATGCCATCAACCTGTATGCCTGCCACCCCTTTTTCCAGGGCGGATTTTCCACCATGACCAACGGCGAAAACACCGCCTTTGTGCCGATCCGGGAGTTTCTCATGTCCCGGAACATTCCCGGATACAGCGGGTTCGAGTCGGACTCCCAGGTGTTTGTTTTCATCCTGCACTACCTGTTCAAGCAGCTGGGGCTGGGCATCGACGCCTACAAACATATCATCACTCCGCTTCAGGACGATGTGCTGGCGGCCCACCCGGACCATGTGCTGCTCAAGCACCTGAAGCAGACCTGCCGCCGCCTGATCATCGACGGCCCCAACTGCGTGATCGGTTGCTTGCCAGACCATTCGCTCTTCATGGTGCAGGACAGAAAGAAGCTCCGGCCCGGCGTGGTGGGCGGCCGGCCCGGTATGTATGCCTTTTCATCGGAAATCTGCGGCCTGGACGCCGTGATTCCCAACCGGGACAAGTCAAAGGATTTTCAGCCCATGTACATGGACACCGTGGTGGTGGGTCCGGACCGCGGGGAGGTTGTCGTATGTCAGCAAACGGAAGCATTAGCCCTTCAACACTAA
- a CDS encoding glutamate synthase-related protein, with translation MSANGSISPSTLSLKDLPWQILWDKEKCTLCGRCTSVCPVRTLELGVFRKRVVKPNIHISHASSSSFEVYYGIRQQTAPANACVGCAMCTLVCPNDAILPVRGDEADKLMFHVNQGGTPRQRGGRRNAPGGILDRIKFIRISMLTDPALDAGRHEFELRTLLGRVLPPEENLAHLRENGWIPPVREIYPLIIGGMSFGALSPNMWEGLQMGVAYLNEEINMPVRMCTGEGGCPPRLLRSRFLQYVILQIASGYFGWDEIVHAIPEMKVDPCAIEIKYGQGAKPGDGGLLMWYKVNKLIAAIRGVPEGISLPSPPTHQTKYSIEEAVAKMIQSMYMAWGFRVPVYPKISATSTALAVLNNLSRNPYAAGLAIDGEDGGTGAAYNVSMNSMGHPIASNIRDCYLNLVKLGKQNEIPLLAGGGVGKSGNLAANAAALIMLGASGVQAGKYVMQAAAGCLGSETDRCNICNIGQCPKGITSQDPRLYRRLDPEDVAQRIVDMFLSFDTELKKIVAPLGRSTSLPIGMADALGIDDIAAAERLRIKYVV, from the coding sequence ATGTCAGCAAACGGAAGCATTAGCCCTTCAACACTAAGCCTCAAGGACCTGCCCTGGCAGATCCTGTGGGACAAAGAAAAATGCACGCTCTGCGGCCGGTGCACGTCGGTATGCCCGGTGCGCACCCTTGAACTGGGCGTGTTCAGAAAACGGGTGGTCAAACCCAACATTCATATCAGCCACGCCTCTTCCAGCAGCTTCGAGGTGTATTACGGCATTCGGCAGCAGACCGCGCCCGCCAACGCCTGCGTGGGATGCGCCATGTGCACCCTGGTCTGCCCCAATGACGCCATTCTGCCGGTTCGCGGCGACGAGGCCGACAAGCTGATGTTCCACGTCAACCAGGGCGGCACGCCCCGGCAGCGGGGCGGACGCAGAAACGCGCCGGGCGGTATTTTAGACCGGATCAAGTTCATTCGTATCTCCATGCTCACCGACCCGGCCCTGGATGCCGGCCGTCACGAATTCGAGCTGCGGACCCTGCTGGGGCGGGTGCTACCGCCGGAGGAGAACCTTGCCCACCTGCGGGAAAACGGATGGATTCCCCCGGTGCGGGAGATCTATCCCCTGATCATCGGCGGCATGTCCTTTGGCGCCCTCTCCCCCAACATGTGGGAGGGGCTCCAGATGGGCGTGGCCTACCTCAACGAAGAGATAAACATGCCGGTACGCATGTGCACTGGTGAGGGCGGCTGCCCGCCCCGGCTCCTGCGCAGCCGTTTCCTGCAATATGTGATTTTGCAGATTGCCAGCGGCTACTTTGGATGGGACGAAATCGTCCACGCCATTCCGGAAATGAAGGTGGACCCCTGCGCCATTGAGATCAAGTACGGCCAGGGCGCCAAGCCGGGGGACGGGGGCCTGTTGATGTGGTATAAGGTCAATAAATTAATCGCCGCCATTCGGGGGGTTCCCGAGGGTATCAGCCTGCCCAGCCCGCCCACTCACCAGACCAAGTACTCCATTGAGGAGGCCGTGGCCAAGATGATCCAGTCCATGTACATGGCCTGGGGATTCCGCGTACCGGTCTATCCCAAGATATCGGCCACCTCCACGGCCCTGGCCGTGCTCAACAACCTGTCCCGCAATCCCTATGCCGCCGGGCTGGCCATTGACGGCGAAGACGGCGGCACCGGCGCGGCCTATAACGTATCCATGAACAGCATGGGCCACCCCATTGCCAGTAACATTCGGGACTGCTACCTCAACCTGGTCAAACTGGGCAAGCAGAATGAGATTCCCCTGCTGGCCGGCGGCGGGGTGGGCAAGTCCGGCAACCTGGCCGCCAATGCAGCGGCCCTGATCATGCTGGGCGCCAGCGGCGTGCAGGCGGGCAAATACGTGATGCAGGCCGCGGCCGGGTGCCTGGGGTCGGAGACAGACCGGTGCAACATCTGCAACATCGGCCAGTGTCCCAAAGGCATCACCTCCCAGGATCCGAGGCTTTACCGGCGGCTGGACCCCGAAGACGTTGCCCAGCGGATCGTGGACATGTTTTTAAGCTTTGATACGGAACTGAAAAAAATTGTCGCGCCCCTGGGCCGCTCCACGTCCCTGCCCATCGGCATGGCCGATGCCCTGGGCATCGACGATATCGCGGCCGCGGAACGGCTGCGGATCAAGTACGTGGTATAA
- a CDS encoding addiction module protein, whose protein sequence is MHFIIPLEKMSIEDKLQAIEVIWADLASTPENIPSPSWHADVLRAREKRISEGASSFLDITEAKKAVRDLLK, encoded by the coding sequence ATGCACTTTATCATTCCATTGGAAAAAATGAGCATCGAAGATAAGCTGCAAGCGATCGAAGTAATTTGGGCCGACCTTGCCAGCACACCAGAGAATATCCCCTCCCCATCCTGGCACGCAGATGTATTACGCGCCCGGGAAAAACGCATCTCCGAAGGGGCATCCAGCTTTCTGGATATAACCGAAGCTAAGAAAGCCGTGAGGGATCTTCTTAAATGA
- a CDS encoding glutamine synthetase family protein yields MICKTADDVRKIVKEKNVSFIQFWFTDVLGALKSFAITPDELEEGIEEGMGFDGSSIQGFCRIHESDMIAKPDPTTFQFVPWRGEGDRPVARMFCDILQPDGTPYEGDPRYVLKRLLGQVAEKGYTFYVGPELEYFYFKNDQGTGILDKAGYFDARPMDMGGDLRRQTIFALQAMGIQVEYSHHEVAPSQHEIDLRYAEALNMADITMTYRMTVKEIAHRNGVYATFMPKPIFGENGSGMHVHQSLFKDGKNAFHSKDAKFNLSDIAKHYIAGILKHAPEIVSITNQWVNSYKRLVPGYEAPVYVSWANRNRSAMVRVPMYKPGKEAATRMEFRAPDPSCNPYLAFAVMLGAGMEGIENKYPLPDPIEEDIFEMTPAERHNKGITELPGNLYSAILETEKSGLVKKVLGEHIFKEFIDNKKVEWDRYRTHVSTFELENYLPKL; encoded by the coding sequence ATGATCTGTAAGACCGCGGACGATGTGAGAAAAATCGTCAAGGAAAAAAATGTCAGCTTTATCCAGTTCTGGTTCACCGACGTGCTGGGCGCGTTAAAAAGCTTTGCCATCACCCCGGATGAACTGGAAGAGGGGATTGAGGAGGGTATGGGGTTTGACGGTTCGTCCATCCAGGGATTCTGCCGGATTCATGAAAGCGACATGATCGCAAAGCCCGACCCCACCACCTTCCAGTTTGTTCCCTGGCGGGGCGAGGGAGACCGGCCCGTGGCCCGCATGTTCTGTGATATTCTTCAGCCGGACGGCACCCCCTACGAGGGCGACCCCCGTTATGTGCTCAAGCGGCTGCTCGGGCAGGTGGCGGAAAAGGGCTACACCTTTTACGTGGGCCCGGAACTGGAGTATTTTTATTTCAAGAACGACCAGGGGACCGGAATCCTCGACAAGGCCGGTTACTTTGACGCCCGGCCCATGGACATGGGCGGAGACCTGCGGCGGCAGACCATCTTCGCGCTTCAGGCCATGGGTATCCAGGTGGAGTACAGCCACCACGAAGTGGCCCCCAGCCAGCATGAGATCGACCTGCGCTACGCCGAGGCCCTGAATATGGCCGACATCACCATGACCTACCGCATGACGGTCAAGGAGATCGCCCATAGAAACGGGGTCTACGCCACCTTCATGCCCAAGCCCATATTCGGTGAAAACGGCAGCGGCATGCATGTCCACCAGTCCCTTTTCAAGGACGGGAAAAACGCATTTCACAGCAAGGATGCCAAATTCAACCTCTCTGACATCGCCAAGCACTATATCGCCGGCATTCTCAAGCATGCGCCGGAAATTGTTTCCATTACCAACCAGTGGGTCAACTCCTACAAACGGCTGGTTCCCGGTTATGAAGCCCCGGTCTACGTCTCCTGGGCCAACAGAAACCGGTCGGCCATGGTGCGGGTGCCCATGTACAAGCCGGGCAAAGAGGCGGCAACCCGCATGGAGTTCCGGGCACCCGACCCGTCATGCAACCCCTACCTGGCCTTTGCCGTGATGCTGGGCGCGGGCATGGAGGGCATCGAAAACAAGTACCCGCTGCCCGACCCCATTGAAGAGGACATCTTTGAAATGACGCCGGCGGAGCGGCACAACAAGGGCATTACCGAGCTGCCGGGCAACCTCTACTCGGCCATTCTGGAAACCGAAAAGAGCGGGCTGGTAAAAAAGGTGCTGGGAGAACATATCTTCAAGGAGTTTATCGACAATAAAAAAGTGGAGTGGGACCGTTACCGGACCCATGTCAGCACTTTTGAGCTGGAGAACTACCTGCCAAAGCTCTAG
- a CDS encoding sodium-dependent transporter: MFHRHKFVESSRKHWSSEPAFIASMAAAAVGLGNLWRFPYIMGENGGGVFVVAYLIALLVVVMPIMILEVAAGRLSKGSTVGTYREVGPFGTIYGWFVVLVTVAITSYYLVITGWTLGYSVDAIRGQVRVFEEFSSGFNSLWFFIATTLLAAVVLARDVTAIEKLSKLLMPALVAVVLFLVYRASQTSGWEEAKDFFFQVDWSRLWSGKLWGFAFGQAFYTLAIGQGYLVTYGSFIPRKTHLPRACLAVAGVETSIALLAGWMIFPFVFSFGMEPGQGSALAFETLPRVFAQMPGGGWLAVLFFGLFFAAAFTSSLAGLKVVTAAVAEEFQLRNTTAVTVVTGVMLVLGTASALSFTPLEWRIAGEPVLDMIDRVAGGDVIIFSGLTGAALLCWFIPPKRIRTVLGTANRWWEWRIYLVGRYLPVLVLLWAVLIFAVNQARGTGG; the protein is encoded by the coding sequence ATGTTTCACCGTCATAAATTTGTTGAAAGTTCCCGTAAACACTGGAGTTCCGAGCCGGCATTTATTGCTTCCATGGCTGCCGCGGCGGTGGGGCTGGGCAACCTCTGGCGCTTTCCCTACATTATGGGCGAAAACGGTGGCGGCGTTTTTGTCGTCGCCTATCTGATTGCATTGCTGGTGGTCGTGATGCCTATCATGATCCTGGAAGTCGCCGCAGGACGACTTTCCAAGGGCAGTACGGTGGGAACCTATCGGGAGGTGGGCCCATTTGGCACGATCTACGGCTGGTTCGTGGTTCTGGTGACTGTTGCAATCACCAGCTATTACCTGGTGATCACGGGTTGGACTCTGGGTTATTCGGTGGACGCGATACGTGGTCAGGTGCGCGTCTTTGAAGAGTTCAGCAGTGGGTTCAACTCTCTCTGGTTCTTTATAGCCACCACCCTGCTGGCTGCGGTGGTGCTGGCGCGTGATGTGACTGCTATCGAGAAGCTGTCCAAACTCTTGATGCCGGCCCTGGTCGCAGTGGTGCTGTTTCTTGTGTATCGGGCCTCGCAGACATCCGGTTGGGAAGAGGCGAAAGATTTTTTCTTTCAGGTGGACTGGTCGCGGTTGTGGAGCGGCAAGCTCTGGGGGTTTGCTTTCGGCCAGGCGTTTTACACACTGGCCATCGGCCAGGGCTATCTGGTCACCTATGGCAGTTTCATTCCGCGGAAAACACATCTGCCCCGCGCCTGCCTGGCTGTAGCCGGGGTTGAAACCAGCATTGCGCTTCTGGCAGGGTGGATGATCTTTCCCTTTGTGTTCAGTTTCGGTATGGAGCCGGGACAGGGGTCGGCTCTTGCCTTCGAGACGTTACCGCGCGTATTTGCGCAGATGCCGGGCGGCGGCTGGCTGGCGGTCCTGTTTTTCGGGCTGTTCTTCGCCGCTGCCTTTACGTCTTCGCTTGCGGGTCTCAAAGTGGTGACTGCTGCGGTAGCCGAAGAGTTTCAGTTACGTAACACCACGGCGGTCACCGTCGTGACCGGCGTAATGCTTGTGCTGGGTACAGCCTCAGCGCTCAGCTTCACACCACTGGAGTGGCGCATCGCCGGCGAGCCGGTGTTGGATATGATAGATCGTGTCGCTGGCGGCGATGTAATCATCTTTTCCGGGCTGACGGGTGCGGCGCTGTTGTGCTGGTTTATTCCTCCGAAACGAATTCGCACTGTTCTGGGCACCGCAAATCGCTGGTGGGAGTGGCGAATCTATCTGGTTGGCCGATACCTGCCCGTGCTGGTGCTGCTGTGGGCGGTTCTTATCTTCGCTGTGAACCAGGCCCGTGGTACGGGCGGATAA
- a CDS encoding glutamine synthetase III family protein, protein MSGRSKLLAAINGNGAPRATLDYKEKNSIDLFGENVFSMAVMKKRLPKDIYKSLARTVENFCLMDASIADVVANAMKDWAIQKGASHYAHVFFPLTGATAEKHDSFLAPDLAGNAIAEFSGKTLIQGEPDASSFPSGGLRQTFEARGYTAWDVTSPAYIMESPNGATLCIPTAFVSWTGEALDKKTPILRSMQALNKQAQRILRLFGDHSDKIVSATCGPEQEYFLIDKHFHSARPDIQATGRTLFGAPSPKGQQFDDHYFGAIQDRVLAFMFEVERELYKLGIPVKTRHNEVAPGQYEVAPVFETANLATDHQQLIMVMLKKIAKKHGMECLLHEKPFAGVNGSGKHCNYSFGNASQGNLLDPGKTPHENAQFLVFCAAIIRGVHKYAKVLRAVVASAANDHRLGANEAPPAILSIFLGDQLTDVFEQIKKGGATSSKEPGTMKIGVDALPDLPKDAGDRNRTSPFAFTGNRFEFRAVGSDQSISGPIVAMNTIFAESIDYIATELEKETGGDPSKLNAAVQKVLKKIIDKHGAIIFNGDNYTDAWQKEAAKRGLPNMKTTPEALPVLIEDDVIALFSKYGVLSEKEMKSRYETYLEQYNLKIEVEAKTAIEMARTIVYPAAVRYQTELAESCLKMKGLNMTGETSVLKTVTGLIKELKAGVEALEALIGHKKSDNLAEAKVYCKKVLPAMATVRQVVDKLEGVVADDLWSLPTYQEMLFIR, encoded by the coding sequence ATGAGCGGACGATCAAAGCTGTTAGCGGCAATCAACGGAAACGGCGCGCCCAGGGCCACATTGGATTATAAAGAAAAAAATTCCATTGATCTGTTTGGCGAGAACGTGTTCAGCATGGCTGTCATGAAGAAGCGGCTGCCCAAGGATATCTATAAATCATTGGCCAGGACCGTTGAAAATTTTTGCCTGATGGACGCCTCCATTGCGGATGTTGTGGCAAACGCCATGAAAGACTGGGCCATTCAGAAAGGGGCCAGCCATTACGCCCATGTTTTTTTCCCCCTTACAGGGGCCACGGCCGAAAAACACGACAGCTTTCTGGCGCCGGACCTGGCCGGAAACGCGATAGCCGAATTTTCAGGAAAAACCCTGATCCAGGGCGAACCGGACGCGTCAAGCTTTCCCAGCGGCGGGCTTCGCCAGACATTTGAAGCAAGGGGATATACCGCCTGGGATGTAACAAGCCCCGCTTACATCATGGAAAGCCCCAACGGCGCGACCCTCTGCATCCCAACGGCGTTTGTGTCGTGGACCGGCGAGGCCCTGGACAAAAAGACGCCCATCCTGCGGTCCATGCAGGCCTTGAACAAGCAGGCCCAGAGGATTTTAAGGCTGTTCGGGGACCATTCAGACAAGATCGTCTCCGCGACATGCGGGCCGGAGCAGGAGTATTTTTTGATTGATAAACATTTTCATTCCGCACGGCCGGATATTCAGGCAACGGGCAGGACGCTTTTCGGGGCGCCTTCTCCCAAGGGGCAGCAGTTTGATGATCATTACTTCGGGGCTATTCAGGATCGTGTGCTGGCCTTTATGTTTGAGGTGGAACGGGAGCTCTATAAGCTGGGAATCCCCGTCAAGACAAGACACAATGAAGTCGCTCCCGGACAGTACGAGGTCGCCCCGGTATTTGAAACGGCGAACCTGGCAACAGACCATCAGCAACTCATCATGGTGATGCTCAAGAAAATCGCCAAAAAACACGGCATGGAGTGCCTGCTTCATGAGAAACCCTTTGCCGGGGTTAACGGTTCGGGCAAGCACTGCAACTATTCATTTGGGAACGCAAGCCAGGGCAACCTTCTTGACCCGGGCAAGACCCCCCATGAGAATGCGCAGTTTCTCGTCTTTTGTGCCGCGATCATCAGGGGCGTTCATAAATATGCAAAAGTGTTAAGAGCGGTTGTCGCCTCGGCCGCCAACGACCACCGCCTCGGCGCCAATGAAGCGCCGCCGGCCATTCTTTCGATTTTCCTGGGCGATCAGCTCACCGATGTTTTCGAGCAGATCAAGAAAGGCGGCGCCACCTCGTCAAAAGAACCCGGTACCATGAAAATCGGGGTTGACGCACTGCCGGATCTCCCGAAGGATGCCGGGGACCGCAACAGAACCAGCCCGTTCGCGTTCACGGGCAACCGTTTCGAATTTCGGGCCGTGGGTTCGGACCAGTCCATTTCCGGGCCGATTGTCGCGATGAACACCATATTCGCGGAGTCTATTGATTACATCGCAACTGAACTTGAAAAAGAAACCGGTGGCGATCCGTCAAAGCTGAACGCCGCGGTTCAAAAGGTCCTGAAAAAGATTATCGACAAGCACGGCGCCATTATTTTTAACGGTGACAATTATACGGATGCCTGGCAGAAAGAGGCGGCCAAAAGGGGGCTTCCCAACATGAAGACCACCCCGGAAGCGCTGCCGGTTCTCATTGAAGATGATGTGATCGCGCTTTTCAGTAAGTACGGCGTTCTTTCGGAAAAGGAAATGAAAAGCCGCTATGAGACGTATCTGGAACAGTATAATCTCAAAATAGAGGTCGAAGCGAAAACAGCCATTGAAATGGCCCGTACAATTGTTTATCCCGCCGCGGTTCGGTATCAGACGGAGCTTGCCGAAAGCTGCCTCAAGATGAAAGGGCTGAACATGACCGGGGAGACATCGGTACTCAAGACGGTCACCGGTCTTATAAAGGAATTAAAGGCCGGTGTTGAGGCCCTTGAAGCACTTATCGGGCACAAAAAGAGCGACAACCTTGCCGAGGCAAAGGTGTACTGCAAGAAAGTGCTGCCGGCCATGGCCACCGTCCGGCAGGTGGTGGATAAGCTCGAAGGCGTGGTCGCGGACGACCTCTGGTCCCTTCCCACCTATCAGGAGATGCTGTTTATCCGTTAA